The Coleofasciculus chthonoplastes PCC 7420 sequence TTGAATCACCCTTTGTTGCCTGGGTAGCCGTGGCGCTGATGGCGATTTCACCTTTCCATATTTTGTATGCTCAGGAAGTTCGTCCCTATAGTTTATTGACGGTAGCTATTTTACTCTCAAGCGCCGCTTTATTGAGAGCCATACGCCTGAATACCAAGATAAGTTGGAGTATCTACGCCATTACTCTAACATTAGGATTTTATACTCATTGGTTTTTTACTGTTGTCGCAGCGTCTCATGGACTTTATGTCGCTGTCACTCAGAGATTTCGCTTTAATAAAACAGTTATTGCTTATAGTTTAGCCTCTTTAGCTGGGGTTATTGCCTTCTCTCCCTGGATAATCAATACGATAACGGCGCCACCTCCCTTAGAAGAGCAAATGGGTTGGGTTTTCCAAAAATTGCCTCTATTAACTTTAGTTAAATCCTGGGGATTAAGTGTTAGCCGTGTTTTTGTGGACTTAGATAGAGGATGGTGTTTACCTTTAAACAGTCCAGATTGCAGCTATTTATTGAGTGATAATGAATCCCTCATCTATTGGTTAATTTTGCCGCTGATTGTTTTAGGGGGATATTCGATTTATTTTATTTGCAAAAACACTCCAGCACAGGTATGGTTTTTTATTCTCAGCTTGATTGGAGTTATGGCTGCAGCCTTAATCATCCCCGACCTTATTAAAGGCGGTCAACGGTCAACGGTGACTCGTTATGTTATCCCTTGTTTATTAGGCTTTCAGTTGTCTGTTGCTTACCTTTTGGCAAGCAAAATGTCCACCAATTTCCAGTCAGTTAGGCAACAGAAAATATGGCAGGCAATTTTTGTTGTTTTGATTTCCCTCGGCATTTTATCTAACCTAATTATTACTCAAGCCCATGGATGGTGGAGTAAAGGCGGTAATTATCATGTTCACCCTATTGCGACTATCGTTAACCAAGCTGAACAACCCCTCATATTGTATTCCGTTCCATCAAATGTGCTTTGGGGTAAAGGGGGGGCTGTGGGGAGAGTTTTACCCCTTACTCGTCAGTTTGAGCCAAATGTAGGAATTTTGTTTGTCGTTCAACCAAATGTTCTGCCGGAAATTCCAGCACAGTTTCAAGATGTGTTTGTTTACCGACCTCATGATGAATTAAAATCTTGGTTAGAGCAAAATCAAAATTATACACTTGAGCCTGTTTTTGTTGATCCCCGTCGTCGAGAAAACCCACGACTGTGGAAACTCGTCAAGTAGCATTTAAATCAAACGATTATAAAAATTGGTTTACCATGTCAAAACTAAGTCATACACATTCATATAAATTCACTGTCCACCTTCTATCTATCGTTATCCTATTTTTCATCGGACTACAGTTCTATACCGCTAAACATCTGAGAGGGTTTTGGCCCAAGTTTAGACGACTGCAATATCCTTATAAACTGCTCAAACCCCCTCCAGATCCTAGCCTCTGGCCCTTCGTCAGTTATCCGATGTACAATTATGCCAAATATGAAGGAGATACAATCAAGCAATATTCAATTTACGCCACTCTAGATGATTCGACTGAAGTCCGGATTCAGCCAGAAGATTTAGGCATAAATTACTGGGTTTTTATGTATGGACTCAAAGAATCACTACGGTTAGAAAAAAAAGAAATGATTATGAATTTTGTCCAATTATACGAAAGTCGTCACCACACTAAAATAATCAATTTACGATTGTATAATTATCCCCTCGTCTTACTTAAAGACGAGGTAATTGAAGCGGAAGCCCAACTGGTTAAACAGTACCCAATTACCGAATTGAGAAAAAAATGATACCGATGTTTAATAAACTAACTGTACCTTGGGAATGGTGGACAACCTATTGGTTCAAACTCACCCCCTTGTTTAATCTAGCCATGAGTCGAATGATTATTGTTGGCTCTCAACTCTTCTATTTATTAGTTCCAGGTCGAGATGGTACTATAGTGAGTCAGTTAGTGAATAATTCTCAATTACCGGATTTTCTTTACAATCCGCTACCCATTTTAAAGATTATACTCTTACCATTTGGGCTAAATCATCCTCCTCCGGTTGTGTTGCTATTAGTAATTTTAGCGTTAACTATAATAACAGGAACATTCGGCTTAATTGGACTGTCAACAAATCTGAATCTAATTATCTTTGCGATTGGGAATATATTGATTCAAGCTTATATATACTCCTTCGGTGCCTTGTATAGTCATTCTCAAGCCTTAGTCATGATATCGCTTGTC is a genomic window containing:
- a CDS encoding glycosyltransferase family 39 protein — protein: MKNYINNTFKLKKKWFNVLIITILVLGLFFRFVHLDQKVYWLDETHSSLRIFGYTEPEFIQDIFSGEVVNSDDLLKYQRPSPTKTWGDTIRVLAGNTEHAPLYYLALRVWALGFGSSVAALRSFSVLISLFALPGIYWLCRELFESPFVAWVAVALMAISPFHILYAQEVRPYSLLTVAILLSSAALLRAIRLNTKISWSIYAITLTLGFYTHWFFTVVAASHGLYVAVTQRFRFNKTVIAYSLASLAGVIAFSPWIINTITAPPPLEEQMGWVFQKLPLLTLVKSWGLSVSRVFVDLDRGWCLPLNSPDCSYLLSDNESLIYWLILPLIVLGGYSIYFICKNTPAQVWFFILSLIGVMAAALIIPDLIKGGQRSTVTRYVIPCLLGFQLSVAYLLASKMSTNFQSVRQQKIWQAIFVVLISLGILSNLIITQAHGWWSKGGNYHVHPIATIVNQAEQPLILYSVPSNVLWGKGGAVGRVLPLTRQFEPNVGILFVVQPNVLPEIPAQFQDVFVYRPHDELKSWLEQNQNYTLEPVFVDPRRRENPRLWKLVK